aaataaagaagCCAGATAACTACCTCAAATCTACACCCTCCGAtcactaatataaacaaaaatctaccttttaagtttattcaataaataatgtatgtggtctattATATATACCACATACgtcatttattaaataaatttaaaattacatCTATAACAAATAGTCTAAAATAAACACGAGTTAAGTATCTTAATGAACTAACTATAACTCGTTTTACATTTTCAATCAATTACAAATTACTTAACTGATTTTTAtgctatatattaaaaaaaattattaaagtcAAATATTTGTACTGGTGTAGCCTATATTATTAGTTGACATTGTGCCCTTTTTTGTATTGTGATGTAATGCATAtgaattaatcaattaaatagttaagttTCAAAGTCGGTCAATTCACgttgtttttaaataattgttcaattcaaaagaaatttgggtaaaaaaaaaaagcaggtAGGTGAATTTGTTAAACCTATGTGtctattttttaaagaagtaaCTTTAGTGACTAAAAATTCatccaaataaataagttatgaATTTAAAGTTCGAACTATTCCTATATACCGCATTATCCAAGACTCAAAtaaactttatatatattttctatttaaggtGTATCagaaagatttatttatttatttattttatgtgaaaataAGGTAGATAAATTTTGACTATTGAtctctcaatatttttttttttttactattgatATAGTCGTAAAtgatcaaaattgaaatttctaTCTTTCTTCATATTCCCTTAATTATCTTATATTGTGTTAAGTTGTGAAACAAAgttcaaattttatattgatataatttgAGTATAACATTAAAGTCTAGTGCAAGTTGTTCGGACGCAATGTTGGTGAATGTTGTAAATCTTAAATATCGAGATCGATTCCTTCTAATAAAAGAAAGTGTAATTTGATAGTtccttgtatatttttttgttgcagaTAATTCTTTATAAAGAAGGAATCAATAACATCCGTCTAATAAATAAGATGTTCATTTGTTCCTATCTTGCGGCATATTTGGTTAGATTTGGCAACAAGTTCGTAATTGGTTTGGTGTTTATTCAGAGGATCCATTATCCATTGTGGATCATTTTCTCCAATTTTGTACCTCTTCAGGTCATGTAAAGTCAAAGTGTTCTTTCATGTCTTTGATTTGGTTTGCTAGTTCTTgatgatttggaaggaaagaaatgatAGGCTTTTAAGAAGCAAAGAAAACTCCCCTTTTTAGCTTTTGAAGAGGatcaaacttcttttctttttgtggtTTAAGGCTAGGTATCCCGTTTTTCATTATAAGTTTCATGATTGGTGCCAAAATTCTTTTCTATGTTTGGGTGTGGGCTAATTGTTGTTTGTTCTATTAGAAcctttgttgtaattttttggCTATCTTCTCTAGCACACCTTTTGCTAGGGAGATAGTTTGTtggttttaatatatttcattttaaactttttcaaaaaataacatccgtctaataataaataatgtaaattaattgattttgcatTCTAATCATCCCCTGAATATAATCTTTTTTGGGTCAATCCATGaatacaattaatattttttttttgttggtggtcGGGgcttgaaccccggaccttgcatatattatgcattgtccctgtcaactgagctaagctcacgaggaccgTGAATAGAATTAATAGCTTCACTTTAGAACATTATTAACCGcaattttaaattgtaaaaaaaaaaattgtatatcatgtatattttatatttgtttcgaaaattatgtatatatttgaatGTGTGTGTCTCTGTGTTGCATATTGTATAATCGAACACCCAAGAAATCatgattaatgaattttaaaattgtggTTATTGAACCCTCAATTAGTATTAATAGagacattgtataatatatatagatgTTGATGTTTGAATTCAGACATCTCACTATTCACCTtaagatgaattctaaccctacctgactcaaaaaaaaaaaagttgtggttaattatgtttaaattaTGTTAACCATCtaatttgttgttgaaatttgatgtCCAATTTATATGACGAAATAACACAACAGATCTGTAAACCAATGTTGCAAGAGAAAGCACCACGGAACGTGCTTAGGTGGTCACGAAACAACCCCCCACAAGCCGCATGTTCACTAATCACCGAGCCATCCGTGTTGACCTTCAACCACGAAGTGGTGGGGGCTTTCCACAAAACCATAATAATATCTTTGACTCTACGACAATGAGGAGAAACCGCAAAAGAATCAAAAAAAGCTAAATCAGATGGTAAACACTTACCCTTAGAAATATTTCCAGACATTGCAATAAAGGAATGAATACGGACTTTGGTTGAATGCAAAGTTGGCGTCACTGTTGTAAATCGCAAGGAATTCCTAGCCCACCAAATAGTGTGCAGCGTGTGCAAGATTGCTGCCAAAAAAATGTCCGACACCTGGGAGGAGCACTTGACCAGCCTGCAAGAGATGAGCGAGTCTACTCTAGAGCAATCAATAACTCGATTGAGCTTAGCACCTATCCAGTCCCAAAGCTGCTTGGAAAATTGGCATCTAAGAAAAAGGTGCTCGGAAGATTCATCAGTTTTCAAGCATAAGTTACAAATCGACACAACAATGCAGCCACGACTTCTAAAATTATCATCCATGCGCAACTTACCATGATGGAGTCTCCAATCTATTTTTACTCTtaaatgaaaagctattagtATTAGCTTTTtcgaaaatcaattttttttcaaagataaGGAGGTAAGCCATTAgctaattaatatattttttttttttataaagtgattttttgaatagtaaacaaacacaaatagctttagattttttttttccaaaatctctagatttttctaacacaaaatctatttttttttttttaaatctaaaacaaacgcacctaatagcttttcattttaaagtcaaaatagatttttatgataaaatgatttgtctaaaaaatcctaaattaacacttaaaaatgacaaaagtgattttttttgctgaaaaaaaagagattttttcctaaaaaaattttcaaacaaacggggcctaattttgatttaatgtagtttattattattattattattgttgtttaaatatttttttgaagaaatttaaatatattttattagttgaATGGAAGggaataaacaaggaataatgGTAAAGAGAATAAATGATTATggaatgttatatatatatattttattagctCAATCTTCTCCACAAATTCAACTTGACTCTTCAACGGTAACTCTTGATCCTCTCCCTATTGATACAAGTATAGATGAAGTTGATCTTGTTTTTGATTCTGAAATTGATTCtgttttaaatgaaattaatcCTTATTTGCATGATACCACCAACACACCTAACACTGAATCTACTAATGTCAAATATGATCTTCCAACCCGTTCTAACTGTGGTAAACCTCCCGTCAGATATGAACCAGACCTCCAATCCAAAGTAAAATATCCCATTAGTAATTATGTGTCATCTCACAAGTTATCTCGGTCATATGCATCTTTTGTATCTCAATTATCCTCGATTTCTATTCCTAGTAATGTATATGAAGCTTTAGCAGATCCTAACTGAACTGCTGCAATGGTTGAGGAGATgacaactttaaaaaaaaacaacacttgGGATCTTGTAACTTTACCAAGAGGGAAGAAAACGGTGGGGTGCAGATGGGTTTTTACAATTAAACACAAAGCTGATGGAACAATTGATAGGTATAAAGCACGACTAGTGGCTAAAGGTTACACTCAGTCTTATGGTGTAGATTATCAAGAAACATTTGCGCCAGTAGCCAAGCTTAACACTGTGAGGATACTTTTGTCACTAGCAGCAAACCAAGATTGGCCTCTTCTACAATTTGATGTGAAAAATGCTTTCCTACATGGAGAAATTTCAGAAGACATTTATATGGATACCCCACCAGGTATGGTATATTCAAATGGATTGAAGGTTTGCAAATTAAAGAAGGCTCTATATGGATTAAAACAATCTCCAAGAGCATGGTTTGGAAGGTTCACTAAGTCTATGAAGACTTTTGGCTATAAAGCAAGTAACTCAGATCACACCTTATTTTTGAAGAGAGGAGAAGGTAAAATTACCGCCTTGATTATCTATGTAGATGATATGATAGTTACAGGAAATAACCAAGATGAAATTTCTAGTTTGCAAAAATACCTTACTTCTAAATTTGAGATGAAACAACTTGGAAACCTCAAATATTTTATGGGTATTGAAGTAGCGAGATCAAAACATGGTATTTTTCTATGCCAAAGAAAGTATACTCTTGATTTGCTATCTGAAACTGGGTTGCTTGCCTCTAAATCAGCAGAAACTCCTATTGAACAGAACCATAAGCTCTTTCATTGTCTAAACTCAAACATCACAGATAAAGGGAGGTACCAAAGTTTGGTTGGGAAGCTGATTTATCTCTCTCATACACGACCAGACATCACTTATGCAGTGAATGTTGTGAGTCAGTTTATGCATGATCCGCGTAAGCCTCATATGGATGTTGTAGAGAGGATATTAAGATATTTGAAATCCACTCCAGGTAAAGGAATATTGTTCTCAAACAATGGTCACTTGAGGGTAGAAGGATACACAGATGCCGATTGGGCAGGTTCAGCAGATGATAGAAGATCTACCTCAGGATATTTCACTTTTGTAGGAGGAAACCTTGTAACTTGGAGGAGTAAGAAGCAGCCAGTAGTAGCTAGATCAAGTGCTGAAGTAGAGTTTAGAGGTATGGCACTTGGAATGTGTGAACTGTTATGGGTAAAAAGTGTGTTGTCAGACTTGGGTTTTGAGCCAAAAGAAGCTATGAGTTTGTATTGTGATAATACATCTGCCATAGAGATTGCACATAATCCTGTCCAACATGATCGGACAAAACATGTTGAAATTGATAGACATTTCATCAAGGAGAAACTTGACGCTGGGACAATTGTTTTTCCGTTTGTAAGATCTGAGCAACAATTAGCTGATATGCTCACTAAAGGAGTATCGAGCAAGGTGTTTAACGAATCTCTACTCAAGTTGGGAATGTGTGACATCCATGCACCAACTTGAAGGGGGGTGTTAAAATAAGTCAACTGTTGTTATTCTAGGAAGAGATATTTTTGGTATCAATTGATTTGTATAGCTgtgatttaatttttagttttaaagccTTCTGTTATTAAGGAGAGACATTAGGAACAGAAGCTGTATATATGTTTATGCCCTCTgtgaataataatatatcagaATTTTCTCTTTGAAACTATTCTATAAGAACACAAGTGAATCCCAATTGTGGTCGTTTTCCTCCCTAGTTCATCATTGATCCACATAGTATTCCTATTTTTTCATTTACCTCTCTAGAGATTGTGGATATGTGTTTAGTTCAATTGTTGAAGGAAAGATTATGGTTGCTTGTGTTGTTTTTATTACGGCCACTCTTTCATGGTAACAAATGTTTCTCGAGGTAGTTAACACCAATGGAAATGTTCAAGAATTGGGCAATATCAATAGTGTTtctcttttgttgttttcatagtatattttatttttgaataaaatgacTTCAATTTCTTGTTATTATGTCTTATTTAAAGGAAGAATAatagttgaaaattttatatcaCCTTAGCTTGTCTTCAATATGCTGATTAATTGTGGCAAAAGCTTTTAACTCTAGTTTGGTTTTAGTTTGTATTGTGTGCTCCTGATTGGTTTAGATCAACTTTGAtacaaaaaaactatttatgtAAGGATTAAAAAACGTTGATGACACCCTTAAAAAATGTATGATACAATGCAATTAAATAGAGCTTAAATTGAACTACTTTTTGGTTGATCctatttacaatttttaaatataatattaaaactaatatttaaaaattcacAATAGTCTTTGTGTGCTTAttctaatttatgtttttaatataattttactcTAGTACAATGttcactattattttttaagtttttaagagagagagagagagagatggggAGGTACAAAAGAGATATAGAAATTATactacaaaatttaaaaattacaatGGTCTAGCAAAATTTTGTAGTATAATTACACACTAGCTAGATTTTCTGAAATTAATAGTCAAACATATAAATCGGCTATCCTTGTTAGATTTTATAGTATACTTACAAaggaaacaaacaaattatatacaatctaatatatatatatatatatatatatatatatatatatatatatatatatatatatatatatacactcttTTCAATTGAATACTCAAGAATCGAATTTCCTTATATAAGTGTTTTTAGTGAGCATCAACAAATGGTTTCTGAATATTTCAATCTTGCTTGTGCCTCAAGTaacaacaaaaattgaagaaagatACTACCTTTTCTTCATCTTGGTGCATGATAGCGTTCAAtgattatgaaatgatgacttTGAGTTCACCAGATGAGAATCAAGTTGATTCCATCTATGAAAGTGTTCACAGTTTCGGTTTCGTAAGCTCGACTATCACAAGGCACAAGAAAGTAATGCATCTTTTTTTCCCTGGTTGAGTTCAATTATGTGGAAGGTGCTAAAACATTACAATTGTGAGCataacaattttgttgttttctcttttattttagttttttaatttgtgatCTTCATACTATACTGAAGTATCTTCATAGTAGTTTTTCATAATTTGTTATTTccctttgttttggtttttcgCTTTATGGTGTATTCTTATATGTGATATGTGTTTCATACTACTCTGCAAATCACTCTTGCACCTGCAGTACTTTCATTATTGAAATATACTCCAAttgtataaagaaaaaaaaataaatgataaaacttaaaaatcaCATTCATTAGAAGAAATTCACATTTTCTTAGAATAAATTCACACTTGTCATTCATTTTCTTAGAATAAAGTTCACACATGTCATTCATTGACATTAAACTCAAATCAAATAATGTACTTAAGGCTAACTATCTGGTAGTCTACTAAGAACTGAGTGTTCTGGTTTATGTTCGCATTCGAAGTCTAGATGAACAAACGCTCGCTCAACTTCCGGAAGTTTCTCGAGATTTATCTGCAGACTTTCTCCAATGATATGTGCTTCTTTTAAGGGTAAATCCTCTGGCAGTTCAATGTCAACCTGTTTTACAATTGAAAAGTTATATCATACATAAAATTGAGGTTACAGATTTACAATTTTAGAGTTAGTAGTACTAGAAAGTGATTTAAGTTTGGATACATACCTCTACGAAGTATAGAACTCCAAATGAGTAAGCGCGAACAGTATCAATGCGCTTAATTTGAGAGTGCATTATGACAAGATACGTTAGCTTCTGCAGAAGTTCAGGAGGTGCAGATTGTCCCACTAGTGAAACTGCATAAGAAATTATCTAGCATCAATATTCATACACCACATAATTCAAGTTAACTGTATTATCGAAGAAATAATAGTTAATGCGGCAATGAACTTcgaaaatgacaattaaaaatggACAGTTTTTCTGCAAAACGGACGATTAAAAAAGGTTGGAGGGAGTAGTAAATGAATTCTACCTGCATTTTCCATAACAGTACCAGACCAATTTGAAATAGTGTAAATTGCAAGTAAAATAGCACCAATAGGGTCAATCCACCAGTAAAATTTATCACCAAGAACAGCTGCAATTAATCCAACCACATTTGTTACAACATCAAAATGATGATCCTGCAAGTTAGTATTTGTTAGAGATGCCAACACAACTTATATCAGCCATGTTTGAATAAACGGTTTAATCAAGCGCTTATAGTATAAATCCTTAACACATAAGTGCCTATGTATAAGTTACTTATATAATAAAGAATacaaaaaagtcaaattattttcagatacggtataagctgttttcagaaGGTCACCATACATCTGCATAGGCAAGGACAATCTTGTTTCCTGAGTTTTTGCAGTAAAACCAAAGTGCAAGCTTCACCAATGTTGCAAATATCATAATAGAGTAAAGCCATACTAGTTGATCATAAGACATCTTCTCAGAAGGATCATTTTGTATTAGCTGTTCTACAGCAGTCGTTAATACCTGAAAGCCTGTAGCGAGATTTGTTAAGATATGATTTGATGATCTGACAATTATGATTATATGACAGCGTAAAGATTCTTTACACCGATTAATTGACGGTTATAATTAATGAACAGTTTGAATGCAAGTAATAGATAAAGAGATTTGGACACACCAAGTGTTGCCATAACAGCTGCAAAGATAATTATTCCTACAGGTTGCATTCTCAGCTTTCCAATAGGGTATTTGTACATATTTACGGTCTTCATTGACATGTGAGTGAACCAAAGTATGCCACCGGCCATGAAGTCAAGCAGAGAATCCAATGTTGAAGCAGCAATAGCCATAGATCCAGTCCTGATTGTCACATAAATCTAGACATGTATATgcatattgttatttaactgttgcaAGATAAGCAAGTATGTTCAAGAGaatataaacatctttaggAATATCACCTTTAATGCCAATAAAACTGCATTTGCATAGTTTGAAATCTTCATCGCTAGTTCATGTTGAGCCCGCTTCTCCATGTCTTCTATATCAATGGAATCCGACACTACTATGGAGTCAACTTCCTCAAATGATTTTAGAGTAGCAAATTGTCTTTCATAGTACTCTTTCTCTCCTATAAATTTTGAGACATAAAACATGTTACCTTAAACACTGTGATTTGTGTTATATGACAGAATATAATAGTGGAGTTGTAAATATTGGATCAAAATAGGGTCTTGcctcaaattcaatttttttatcttgtgtAAAACATAAAGAATGATATAATCTAGATTGATGCGTAGTGTTGAAGAAATCAACAATCTCCGCCTTACCTGGGACCTCTTCGTCTAAGGTCTAACATCACACATGTATCACTCTTATGGGAACGACCACCATGTGATGGACACAAACCCTGTCTGCTCATCACGAAGGGTGTAACACCACTCACGTGAGTACTCAATGTCCTCAACGAGCTTTTATAAATCAACTTTATATCCAAATACTAGTAAACTTTATGTGGAAGCAAAATACTTTAGTTGCTAGCTCGGTGGTAAGAGCTTAGTCTTGTATCCTCAAGGTACTCATTTCGAATCCCCTCGGTGATTGTCGTAAAATGACCATCAGtgtaactttaattaataaaaaaaactttatgaaCAAGATAATATAAATCTAACTATGACTAGAGAGTAATAGAACTTTCAATCGAGTAAAAAGGTATTTTTGGTACATAAGATTAAAAGAGTGAGAGATTGACCTTTGCTTAAGCTGGTGGATGTGGAGAAATGAGGATCAAAGTCAAAGGAAGATTCAGTATGGAGGGTCAAAGAATGGACCTTATCAGGCAGCTTGGATAAGAAAGTTGTTGTAAGTGAGTTGAAAGAGTTCATATTATGATTCTGGTTGCCCAATAATGGCCTTGAACTCGAATTTCCCTCCATTGATCACTGCTACAGTATAGTATATACTAGTATAGTGCTAGTGGTCACcacatatatgtatatgtgtgtaaCTTGATAATAATAacttcatttaatattttcatatttatcaagATTATTTATGTGTATAAATTATCTAAaggaaatttttttgtcaaacagtATATGTCATTAGGCAATGCACAAAATCATGCCGCAACTTGAAACAATTAATTaagaatgaaatatgtgatcATAGATTATCCAACTGTCAACTTTGAATTAGCTTTTAATTTGGAGGGGTTTGTCAAATATGTATTTAGTTCTTTATTTGCATAAGGAAAAACCTGCAACTTTATAAAAGTAATATGTGAGTGTTTCCAAAACAATATTCCTTTTTATCTTAAACCAGTGTGCAACTATATAAACTAATTTCTCGTCCAAGCGATTTGAATTATGGAGAGAGGAAAAAcattaatcaatcaattaagatttattaaatacATTTATTCTTAATTCCATCCATATGAATCAATCATTaacctatttttttaataaaatctgaTAACTAATGAGACACACATAAGatatatattattgtaaaaataagCATGCAAATTGCCGCATTTCATGCAGCACTTCAATTAGAAGTCAAAAAACGTGGTAGCAATTATTTGAAAACAAGATTGTTTGAACTTCTAatctaataattaattaataagatCCATCATAGTTGAAACAACTAAAGCTCAGATATCACAACCAAACGGCAAGAGCTAGTTTCATTATTGTCACATTATTGACTAACTGAACAAAATTAAGGATAACAAACATGAAGATTATCCAATCTATCCTCGCATGAGCGAACACGCCAAGGCGTACCAAGACACTGAATTGTCTGTTTCTACGTGCTGGCTCACGAGTTTAACTACCATTTCCCGTTATTCCCAGTATTCAAAAAATGAAACTAAGTTTGGTTCGTCAAGAGATAACTCAACCTATTCAAGAAGCCTCCTGCACTTCTATTATGAAGTGGATACTTAAATCACTAGTCACAGTATATTGGTCAATAATTTCCTTTGGGAAAGTGAAAAGAATTGGCCAATACTCGCTAGATGCAAATCTAGGTGTATTGCATATGAATCATTATCAGATATATAGCAAGGGGCATGACActgatattgattttttttttctagacttTGAAGTTTCCAAACAAAGCTACTTACATTATAGGCAATTCTATGGATATATTATatagaagaaaaacaattaGAGACacataaaattctcaaatagtTACTATTATTATAATGTTGCTGAATTGAAGGGTCATTCAGAAAATCATCATGTCACATTCTTATTGACACAACATAGAAACACATATTAGAGACACATATAAAATGCTCAAAtagttactattattatttacatCCATTGAGAATATTATCAGAAACCTACTTGCCACTTCAAGCCTTCAAGATGAATCAGAAGTTGGAAGAATCTCTTTCTCAACAATTCCATTTTCAGAATGAAAATAGGAGCAAGACTTGAGTcgaatttcttcttctaataaCTCATCAATCACTGAATCAACAGTTTGAAGAGGAGTGTGGTGCAATATCCTTCCACGGATAGCTTCAAAATCATCGCGAAGGgccataaaaaaattgaaccaaacgtTTTTCTCTTCGATAAATATAAGGTTTAAAAGTTTGCAATTCTGGAGATTCATTAAGAGGCAACTTATTCCAAAGACTTGACATGGTACAATAAAATCCTTGATGCTCTTATTGTTTTGCAGAAGTGCTCAAATATCTCTTTCCAAATTTAATAGTTTTACATAATCAGTCCGTGCTTACAAACTTGACACGATATTCAAAGCCTCTTTGGCCGTTTCACATCTTGAAAGTCGAATGTGTGTTGATGGCGAAGCAGAATTTTTAATCcaagtaatgatatttgaattgtTAACTTTCCATGCCTAGAACATCTTCGAATATTTTCCAGTTTTATCGTCTTCAAGCTCAATCCAGTTTTTATTGACATATCCCCACATTCCCTTTCCTCTCAAAAACTTACTGAATTCACAACTTCAATGAAAATAATCTTGCTCATTTAATTGCACAGTaaattcttgaagagagtcgtCTTTAGATCATTCCATAATTCACAATCAAAGAGATAACGATTAAGGAAATAAGGGAACAAATCATTTGCAAATGTTTCCAGGATTTTGAAAAGTATATACAAACAATGATGCTTTCAAAGATTTGTTGAAGCAACGTTTTGTGCCACAAATagtgttttaaaaaattgataccaATACAACTTTATCTACATCTTTGGACAACTTGAATCTAACATGTTGATTCTGCCGTTTATACATCTTAATCAACTACGGAGACACGCACAAGCAATAAACCGTGAGGTAATATGAGACATGTTGATGGCTTGATTTTCTGTGTAATATAGGCTAACCTAACCCTAAGATTTAACAGATCGATTAAAACTGAGGATGCAGAAAGAATTATTTGAGCAGGAATATGAAACCCCTAGTAAATGCACTTCATGTGGTAGTCACCAATGGAAATTCTACATCCAAAATTCATGCTATCCAAAATTGATTCTCTTTTACTCAATACCTGACTGTGATGTAACCACTAGTAAATGcgattattttattcaaatacACTAATTTCATCATAGGGGTAGAGTGATTGTTACATTACATAAATCAAAAGACCAGTCCAAAGTTTAACATATAAATTCATTTTGGCACTCATCACAACATTATTAACAGGACATATATTATCTTTTGTAACAtgcaaaacaaagaaaaatatcatttaaaacCATAGTTGAAACAGCCAAAGCTCAAATATTTCAACCAAAGGGCAAGAGCTAGTTTCACCAATGTCACATTATTGACTAGCTGAACAAAATTAACGACAACAAACTCGAAGATTATCCAATCTATCCTCGCATGAGCTCAGTACCTGTGGTGGAGCTTCTCCTGTTCCACGAAGTGCATAGCATACCTACATTCATACGGGATATTTAACATTCACAAGTTAACCACCAACTGCGAGAGATTGATATTTTTGGCTACGTGGCCCAGATACATAATTCAATGCTAATAGGGAAATATGAATTTtcgttaaaaataaaacactgcAAATATACATCAACCCACAAATAATGTTCACAATTTAGAGAAAAAACCTCGTAATCAcaatgagaaaaagaaaagaaaaaaaaatacatatgttttCCCTTGTCCATGTCACAAAATATATCCTTTTTCCAATTAACTTTTCATACATCTAATGTCAAAATGCCAGAAGTGATCATTAGGTCCAATTCTCTTATACAAGATAAGTCTTGACTCTGCACAATTACTTATTATTCACTACCTAATGGCTAATGCTATTGCTTACCATATCATATTCAATTCCCCTATTCCCAgtattaagaaaaaaacatgGCTACTGTGTATGCCTGTATGGTTCATCAACAGACAACTTTGCCTATTCAAGAAATCCCCTTCTATTATCACAAGTGGATACTTACATCACCACTAATGTCCCACAATTTTGTCCCTTTTTTTAACTGTTACCTATCCCTATACAAAACTCACATTAGAACAAAAGCCTCCACTTAATATTGGATCTATTTTGGAGGGGGAGTGTTGagaatttaaaattatgttatgATACTATGTGAATACTA
Above is a genomic segment from Medicago truncatula cultivar Jemalong A17 chromosome 5, MtrunA17r5.0-ANR, whole genome shotgun sequence containing:
- the LOC11425928 gene encoding metal tolerance protein 4 isoform X1, with the protein product MEGNSSSRPLLGNQNHNMNSFNSLTTTFLSKLPDKVHSLTLHTESSFDFDPHFSTSTSLSKGEKEYYERQFATLKSFEEVDSIVVSDSIDIEDMEKRAQHELAMKISNYANAVLLALKIYVTIRTGSMAIAASTLDSLLDFMAGGILWFTHMSMKTVNMYKYPIGKLRMQPVGIIIFAAVMATLGFQVLTTAVEQLIQNDPSEKMSYDQLVWLYSIMIFATLVKLALWFYCKNSGNKIVLAYADDHHFDVVTNVVGLIAAVLGDKFYWWIDPIGAILLAIYTISNWSGTVMENAVSLVGQSAPPELLQKLTYLVIMHSQIKRIDTVRAYSFGVLYFVEVDIELPEDLPLKEAHIIGESLQINLEKLPEVERAFVHLDFECEHKPEHSVLSRLPDS
- the LOC11425928 gene encoding metal tolerance protein 4 isoform X2, translating into MEKRAQHELAMKISNYANAVLLALKIYVTIRTGSMAIAASTLDSLLDFMAGGILWFTHMSMKTVNMYKYPIGKLRMQPVGIIIFAAVMATLGFQVLTTAVEQLIQNDPSEKMSYDQLVWLYSIMIFATLVKLALWFYCKNSGNKIVLAYADDHHFDVVTNVVGLIAAVLGDKFYWWIDPIGAILLAIYTISNWSGTVMENAVSLVGQSAPPELLQKLTYLVIMHSQIKRIDTVRAYSFGVLYFVEVDIELPEDLPLKEAHIIGESLQINLEKLPEVERAFVHLDFECEHKPEHSVLSRLPDS